Proteins encoded in a region of the Triticum dicoccoides isolate Atlit2015 ecotype Zavitan chromosome 3A, WEW_v2.0, whole genome shotgun sequence genome:
- the LOC119271933 gene encoding premnaspirodiene oxygenase-like — protein sequence MAAESPAYYSLLLPLLLVVVPALYLVGVFRSRRRSAGRQRFPPGPWALPVIGHLHYLAGSSVPPHHAMRDLARRHGPLMLLRFCQLPVLVVSSPDAAREIMKTHDVAFASRPLSPTMQLFLRGSEGLVFAPYGDGWRQLRKICTLELLSNRRVHSFRAVRAEMLGRLLRSVASAASASASVNLTRGLASFVADSSVQAMIGRLRSDDRDTLFTLLREGLKIVPGMTLPDLFPSSRLAMLLSRVPARIDHRNKRMAAFMDSVIRQHRDNKRSADGGEEHAEDLLDVLLRLQDDMDSKYPFTTDNIKLVIIDLISASSETTSTTLVWAMAELLRKPAAMRRAQDEVRRQLDGHRTVTEDGLTDLHYLRLVIKETLRLHPPVMLKRECGGPRQQLLGFDVPQGAMVLVNAWAMGRDPAHWDSAEEFVPERFESCGTPDFKGVDFEFLPFGAGRRICPGVSFGLVHLELALAALLFHFDWKLPDGMLPEELDMTEEDGLITRRRAELVVFAVPHVPVTTG from the exons ATGGCTGCCGAGAGCCCAGCATATTACTCGCTCCTCCTGCCTCTCCTTCTGGTCGTGGTACCTGCGCTCTACCTGGTGGGGGTGTTCCGCAGCCGCAGGAGGTCGGCCGGCCGACAACGGTTTCCGCCGGGGCCATGGGCGCTGCCGGTGATCGGACACCTGCACTACCTCGCCGGCTCGTCGGTCCCGCCGCACCACGCCATGCGCGACCTGGCTCGGCGCCACGGCCCGCTCATGCTGCTCCGGTTCTGCCAGCTCCCCGTGCTCGTGGTCTCCTCACCGGACGCGGCGCGCGAGATCATGAAGACCCACGACGTGGCCTTCGCGTCGCGGCCCCTCAGCCCGACCATGCAGCTCTTCCTGCGTGGCTCCGAGGGCCTCGTCTTCGCGCCCTACGGCGACGGCTGGCGGCAGCTCCGCAAGATCTGCACCCTCGAGCTCCTCAGCAACCGCCGCGTCCACTCCTTCCGCGCTGTCAGAGCGGAGATGCTGGGACGCCTGCTCCGCTCCGTCGCgtcggcggcgtcggcgtcggcgtccgtGAACCTGAccagggggctggcgtcgttcgtcGCGGACTCCTCGGTGCAGGCCATGATCGGCCGCCTGAGGAGCGACGACCGCGACACCCTGTTCACGCTGCTGCGGGAGGGGCTTAAGATCGTGCCGGGGATGACCCTGCCGGACCTCTTCCCGTCGTCCCGGCTCGCCATGCTCCTCAGCCGCGTGCCCGCCAGGATCGACCACCGCAACAAACGCATGGCCGCCTTCATGGACTCCGTCATCCGGCAGCATCGGGACAACAAGAGATCAGCCGACGGCGGAGAGGAGCACGCCGAGGACTTGCTTGACGTGCTCTTGAGGCTCCAGGACGACATGGACTCCAAGTATCCCTTCACCACGGACAACATCAAATTGGTCATCATC GACCTGATTAGTGCGAGCAGCGAGACTACGTCGACCACGCTGGTGTGGGCAATGGCCGAGCTGCTCCGTAAGCCGGCGGCCATGCGGAGGGCGCAGGACGAGGTCCGGCGGCAGCTCGACGGCCACCGCACGGTGACGGAGGACGGCCTCACGGACCTGCACTACCTGCGGCTGGTCATCAAGGAGACGCTCAGGCTGCACCCGCCGGTGATGCTGAAACGGGAGTGCGGCGGCCCGCGGCAGCAGCTGCTCGGCTTCGACGTGCCACAGGGCGCCATGGTGCTGGTCAACGCCTGGGCGATGGGCAGGGACCCGGCCCACTGGGACTCCGCCGAGGAGTTCGTCCCGGAGAGGTTCGAGAGCTGCGGCACGCCGGACTTCAAGGGGGTGGACTTCGAGTTCCTGCCGTTCGGCGCCGGCCGGAGGATATGCCCCGGCGTCTCCTTCGGCCTCGTGCACCTCGAGCTCGCCCTCGCGGCGCTGCTCTTCCATTTCGATTGGAAGCTGCCGGACGGCATGCTCCCCGAGGAGCTGGACATGACTGAGGAGGACGGGCTCATCACGCGCCGGCGGGCCGAGCTAGTGGTGTTCGCTGTCCCTCATGTCCCTGTTACAACAGGGTAG
- the LOC119267101 gene encoding cellulose synthase A catalytic subunit 7 [UDP-forming]-like, producing the protein MAARPSQDAPLQLYTVQTDQPLATVNRLLAALHVALAAAAIAHRGAHVMLAPDLVLLFLWALSQAPMWRPVSRAAFPSRLSRPALPAVDVMVVTADPDKEPAAKVMNTVVSAMALDYPGGRLSVYLSDDAGSPRTLLAARKAYALARAWVPFCRKYGVRCPCPDRFFAGDDQLDLGDHHRQELDDDRLRIKNMYETFKEGVEEVMNDATLSQSWTKADHDAHVEIITDEQGQDSSHSNSGDGDGDEDAMPLLVYVSREKRRSSTHHFKAGALNVLLRVSSLMSNSPYVMVLDCDMYCNSRSSLLEAMCFHLDGRRRADLAFVQFPQMFHNLSSSDIYANELRPIFWTRWKGLDGLRGPILSGTGFCVRRDAVYGAGPGSSQEQFSGVEVGELKRRFGVSNGHIASLRRSGTGSTIVAAGDVLPQDAELVASCDYETGTEWGEDVGFLYQSVVEDYFTGYRQLYCRGWTSVYCFPATGSRPPFLGSVPTNLNDALVQNKRWMSGLLAVGLSRHCPLASAAAISVPQSMGFAYYAFTPLYAFPLLCYATVPQLCFLRGATSFSEAASTLWFAAVFASSSLQHLVEVSVAKRGLAARTWWNEQRFWALNAVTGQLFACLGVALSLVGAGGRAVDFDLTSKASGDRLYRDGVFDFAGCSALLLPATTLCLLNAAALVGGVWKMVGRGGNVSGTGELFLLCYVAALSYPLLQGMFLRRDPARVPARITAVSVAIVATLLSLFG; encoded by the exons ATGGCGGCGAGGCCTTCGCAGGACGCGCCGCTCCAGCTCTACACCGTGCAAACGGACCAGCCCCTCGCCACCGTCAACCGGCTCCTCGCGGCCCTCCACGTGGCGCTCGCCGCCGCGGCCATCGCCCACCGCGGCGCCCACGTGATGCTGGCTCCCGACCTGGTGCTCCTCTTCCTGTGGGCGCTGTCCCAGGCGCCCATGTGGCGCCCCGTCTCGCGCGCCGCCTTCCCGTCCCGGCTCTCGCGCCCCGCCCTCCCGGCCGTGGACGTGATGGTGGTCACGGCCGACCCGGACAAGGAGCCCGCGGCGAAGGTGATGAACACGGTGGTCTCCGCCATGGCGCTCGACTACCCGGGCGGTCGGCTCAGCGTGTACCTCTCCGACGACGCCGGGTCGCCGCGGACCCTGCTAGCGGCCAGGAAGGCCTACGCCTTGGCCAGGGCCTGGGTGCCCTTCTGCAGGAAGTACGGCGTGCGGTGCCCGTGCCCCGACAGgttcttcgccggcgacgatcagcTCGACCTCGGCGATCACCACCGGCAAGAGCTCGACGACGACAGGCTAAGAATCAAG AATATGTATGAGACGTTCAAAGAGGGTGTCGAGGAGGTGATGAACGACGCAACTCTTTCTCAGAGTTGGACAAAAGCAGATCACGATGCTCACGTTgag ATCATCACCGATGAGCAAGGGCAAGACAGCAGCCACAGCAactccggcgacggcgacggggacgaggaCGCCATGCCCTTGCTGGTCTACGTGTCTCGCGAGAAGCGGAGGTCGTCGACtcaccacttcaaagccggcgcactCAACGTCCTT CTCCGGGTGTCGAGCCTGATGAGCAACTCGCCGTACGTGATGGTGCTGGACTGCGACATGTACTGCAACAGCCGGAGCTCCCTCCTCGAGGCCATGTGCTTCCACCTCGACGGCCGCCGCCGCGCCGACCTCGCCTTCGTGCAGTTCCCTCAGATGTTCCACAACCTCAGCAGCAGCGACATCTACGCCAACGAGCTCAGGCCCATCTTCTGG ACGCGGTGGAAAGGCTTGGACGGCCTCCGGGGCCCGATCCTCTCCGGCACCGGCTTCTGCGTCAGGAGAGACGCCGTCTACGGCGCCGGGCCGGGCAGCTCACAGGAGCAGTTCTCCGGTGTGGAGGTCGGCGAGCTGAAGAGGAGGTTTGGCGTCTCGAATGGTCACATAGCGTCGCTGCGCCGATCCGGGACCGGGAGCACCATTGTTGCTGCAGGTGATGTTCTCCCGCAAGATGCAGAGTTGGTGGCTTCCTGTGATTACGAGACGGGCACCGAATGGGGCGAGGATGTGGGCTTCTTGTACCAGTCGGTGGTGGAGGACTACTTCACCGGCTACCGGCAGCTCTACTGCCGTGGGTGGACGTCCGTCTACTGCTTCCCGGCGACGGGGTCGAGGCCGCCGTTCCTCGGCAGCGTGCCCACCAACCTCAACGACGCGCTGGTGCAGAACAAGCGGTGGATGTCCGGCTTGCTCGCCGTCGGCCTGTCCAGGCACTGccccctcgcctccgccgccgccatctccgtgCCTCAGAGCATGGGCTTCGCATACTACGCCTTCACGCCCTTGTACGCCTTCCCCTTGCTCTGCTACGCCACCGTGCCGCAGCTCTGTTTCCTCCGCGGCGCCACGTCGTTCTCAGAGGCGGCTTCGACGCTCTGGTTCGCCGCCGTGTTCGCGTCGTCGTCGCTGCAGCACCTGGTGGAGGTGTCGGTGGCCAAGCGTGGGCTGGCGGCGAGGACGTGGTGGAACGAGCAGAGGTTCTGGGCACTCAACGCCGTGACGGGCCAGCTCTTCGCCTGCCTCGGCGTCGCCCTCAGCCTGGTCGGCGCCGGGGGCCGGGCGGTGGACTTCGACCTCACCAGCAAGGCGTCCGGCGACAGGCTGTACCGGGACGGCGTGTTCGACTTCGCCGGATGCTCGGCGCTGCTCCTGCCGGCCACCACGCTCTGCCTGCTCAACGCTGCAGCGCTCGTCGGCGGGGTCTGGAAGATGGTCGGCAGGGGCGGCAACGTGTCCGGCACCGGCGAGCTGTTCCTCCTCTGCTACGTCGCGGCACTTAGCTATCCGCTGCTGCAAGGGATGTTCCTCAGGCGCGATCCTGCAAGAGTTCCTGCGCGGATCACGGCAGTGTCCGTCGCCATTGTTGCCACTCTGCTATCCTTGTTTGGTTAG